A region of the Ctenopharyngodon idella isolate HZGC_01 chromosome 2, HZGC01, whole genome shotgun sequence genome:
CCCTCTACGTGTGATTCTACAAGCTGATAAAGGGGGGTAATGTATTTTATGAGGTTGTGGtgtgttttaaacattaataaagaatAGTGTTAACTGTCATTCTGGTGCACTGTTCTCTGCCCCCTCATTTCAAGTGGTTGTTACACTGTCCTtgtggggactctccatagatataatggtttttatactgtacaaactttctgcacttttacattttcaaagaaaaaaaagaaagaaaacaaaacagtttCTGTAGcctatgatttataagcttgtttATAAACAATTTAGGTCCCCACGGTGACACGAGGATGTGAACATTCAAGTTTAAGTCCCCACCGGGATGGAAAGACATgtacacgtacacacacacacacacacacacacacacacacacacacatcacagcTGGTTTACTATCTTtgtggggactctccatagtcGTAAtggttttatactgtacaaactgtgtaGTCTATCCCCTTACACTAGTCCtatacccctaaacctacccatcacagaaaaccttctgcatttttacattttcaaaaaaaaaaaacaaaaaaaaaaaaacctaatcctgtatgatttataagcttgtttcctttataataataattatataattataggCTATATTACTTAATATAGCCCATTGTAAATCTGAATATAGCTATAAAACCGTTAAGATGTTTTATTAGGTTTATATATTCCAACGGTTTTTACCaacagatataaataaatactacaattttatttcagttttatttaataaatgaagaCATCTTCCTAAATATAAATCCTTGTTGAATGTGCCACTTGTGGAAAAATGAGGTCTGCTTTTGACGTtaccttacttttttttttttcttatcttgGACATTGCGCAAGAGGTACTTCCTTCCCCAACAGCAGTTAAAAGGCGCAGGATCGCATCAAGGCGCACAGAATTCCACGAGCTACCAGAGTACGCGTCTCTGCTTCGGTGTAGGACATTCTAGATAAAAACTTCTGGAATGAATAAACTGGTTTGCCTGGTGCTACTTTCAAGCTTTTGGATCTTTCCCGGTGAAGGATGTAAGTCAGCTCAGCTATAGCAAAGAAGACTTGAAAGTGCTTCTTTCACAGTTTGATTGTTCTACCCAAATGCAATAACCTATAATCATGCATGGAAATAATCACTTTTTTCTTTATGACTGTTTCTTGCAGACGACCCTTGCTGTGCACAGCCTTGCCAAAACCAGGGTGTGTGTTTATCCAAAGGCGCTGATGCTTATGAATGTGACTGTACCAGGACAGGTTATTATGGTGAAAACTGCACTACCCGTAAGTCTGGCTATGGATGGTCTTTACAGataaacattttacatagaGAAAATGTGTTCACTCAACACTGTTTTTTCTTGCCTCACAGCTGAGCTTCTCACGCGTATTAGATCAACTCTGAAACCACAGGCAAACATAGTACATTACGTTTTAACGCATTATAAATGGATCTGGGACATTATCAACAACATTTCTTTCTTGAGAGATGGCATAATGAGATACGTCTTGACATGTAAGTtgaattaagttaattttaagtgtaaaactgaatgtaaataaaaaatacacaaagtaaactattgccttttttttgttttacagcaAGGTCCCATTTGGTCGACAGTCCACCGACGTACAATGCAGATTATAACTACAAAAGCTGGGAAGCATATTCTAATCTGTCCTATTACACCCGCACACTCGCCCCATTGCCTCAGAACTGCCCTACTCTTGAACTCCCAAATGCAAAGCAGGTGGTGGAGAAAGTGCTGTTGAGGAAACAGTTCATTCCTGATCCACAGAGATCCAGTCTTATGTTTGCTTTCTTCGCCCAGCATTTCACTCACCAGTTCTTTAAGTCTGACTTTAAAAAAGGACCAGCTTTCACCAAAGCCCTGGGTCATGGAGTAAGTGGCATTCAAAGCTCTGTCATTAACCATTTTACATCCCATCTAAAGTGTCTAAAGTGGAACTACAATGCAATTTCTAAATGTTCTCTAATGTTTTAGGTGGACTTGGGGCACATTTATGGAGAGACACTGGAAAGACAACACAAACTTCGTCAATTTAAAGATGGAAAGCTAAAGTATCAGGTTTGTGCTATAATGAGACAAATGGACACtggaaatttctgtcatcatttactcaccctcatgttgtttcaaacctgtatgactgtcattcttctgcggaacacaaaagacGCCATTTTGAAGAAccgtttttgtccatacaatgaaagtccgTAGGGACCAAAAaacattggaccccactgactttttttcaagacattcttcaaaatattttatgttcctcagaagaaagaaagtcatacagtatTGTATGTATACAAGTATTGATTGTTGGTATAATGTGTAAAAGTTAATGAAAACTGTATTTAACCCTTAGGTTGTGGATGGTGAGGTGTACCCTCCGCTGGTGAAGGATGTCCAGGTGGAGATGCACTATCCTCCTCATGTCCCAGAGCAACATAAATTTGCTGTGGGCCATGAAGCCTTCGGTCTGGTTCCAGGTTTGATGATGTATGCTACCATTTGGCTCCGTGAACACAACCGTGTATGTGATATCATGAAGCAAGAGCATCCTGACTGGGACGATGAGAGAATCTTTCAAACCACTCGTCTCATCCTGATTGGTGAGTCAATGTCGCATCATCTGAAACATTACTAATCTTCATAATTTTGTAGAGGGATTAAATATTCCTGCTTTTTTCTCCCAGGTGAGACCATCAAAATCGTGATCGAGGACTATGTTCAGCATCTGAGTGGCTACAACTTCAAGCTCAAGTTTGACCCAGAGCTTCTCTTCAATCAACGCTTCCAGTACCAGAACCGCATTGCAGCCGAATTCAACACTCTGTATCACTGGCACCCGCTGATGCCCGATAACTTTCAGATCCAGGATCAGGTCTACGGCTACCACCAGTTTGTGTTTAACAACTCTATAGTGACCGAACATGGCATCCGCAACATGGTGGAGTCCTTCACTAAACAGATGGCTGGAAGGGTGAGTTTCACTTGTAGATAGAAAGCTTCTTAGAGAAGCCTTATGTTGTTGAAAACCTGTATAATTTGCTTTCTTctctggaacacaaaaagaagatattttgtaaaatgtttcaggttttttttcctcatataaTGAAAGTGGGTGAGATctttttggaccccattgactttcattgtatggacaaaaaagttcttcaaaatatcatcttatgtgttccacagaagaaaaaagtcatacacgtttgaaacgacatgagtgtACATAAATGTCTGTCCATCTTTAACTAAACTTTACTGTTTTTGCTAATTTCTctaattttttttgtctgaacaGGTATCTGGTGGACGTAACCTGCCGGCTTCAGTTCAGGGAGTGGCTGTTAATGCTCTGGAGCATTCCAGACAGATGCGCTACCAGTCTTTCAATGCCTACAGAAAACGCTTCAACATGAAGCCCTACTCATCCTTTGAGGAGATGACAGGTAAGACAAACCGTGAACATCACTGGTGTCAATCCTataggcccattcacaccaaagATGATAATTATaacttaaaagtattaataatcattctaatctATGAGAATATGGATGTCTACACTACAATTACAATGATAACGACACAGAAGAActatattgttggaatcactcaCAGAACAAATTTGTCCAGTTGATGAACCATAAAAACATTgaaagccaatcagaatccacctgaGTTTAAAGCGCTTATGCAACTGtgcgcttaaaaaaaaaatgttatcatCTGTTGGTGTGTAcattaatatagttatcgttcttagTGCCTAAAATATGGCAAAAATTTACAAAGAACTCTTTTTATACAGATTTAGAAATGagaatattatgaaaaatacaccTCTTATTcaactgtaactttttttgtatgGTAAAACAGGAGACAAGGAGCTGGCAGACGAACTAAAGAAGCTGTATGGTCACATAGACGCTGTTGAGCTGTATCCTGGCCTTCTTGTGGAGAAACCCAGACCCAATGCTGTATTTGGGGAGACTATGGTGGAGATGGGAGCCCCCTACTCTCTCAAAGGGCTCATGGGAAATGCTATTTGTTCTCCTGAATACTGGATGCCCAGCACATTTGGTGGGAAAGTTGGATTTGACATTGTTAACACAGCCTCACTGAAGAAGCTGGTGTGCTCGAATATCAATGGACCCTGTCCGATGGTGTCCTTTCAGGTGCCTGATGTGAAAGTTCAAAGTTTAGAAAACATGAATTCAAGCTCAGTGCACtccacacaaaataatgttaatCCAACAGTTGTCTTGAACGAGCGGAGTTCAGAGCTTTAAAAGATTTTGAAGGTCTCATTGCTTTCACCATGATACTTGAtgtcatattttaatttgttatttatttgtgtatttatttattttaataatttatttcaatgaTGTATTTATTGCTGATTTTTCATATTGTTATTGACTTGCAACATGCGTTGTAATCCTTTTTTAcacatacttaaaaaaaaaaatatcacgaGGTGTTCTCAGATGCTTTTGTATGGATTTAGGGTGGATTTTTGTGTCAaatgataaatgctgtttttgaaaATTGGACATCCAAATGAATCACAATCCACATTACTGTTGACAGTAATGTGCATTTCttgaataaaaacttttttgttttttaatatgttttctgTCCATTTTTATGGCAATTATTCTTACTCACACAATTAAAGTATTATATCTACTCGTATACATAGAAATATATACACTGCCAATCAAAAATGTTAAAGATTTTTAAGACATAGATTAAGCATATAAAGAAAGTATACAAAAACACAGAGGTTTGTTTAGGAtataactaaaatatacatttttaagaaatgaataggctatttttatacttttagtgacataattttataaaagatttctatttcaaataaatgctgttctgaaCATCTATTCATCAGAATAGAAAGAatactaaaaaaatgtatcacggtgcctacaaaaatattaagcagtacaattgttttcaacattaataataataaatgtttcttaagcagcaaatcagcatattagaatgatttcaaaagaatcatgtgacactgaagactggggtaatgatgctgaaaattcagctttgccctcacaggaataaattacattttgagattaagagttatttttaattgtaataatatttcacagttatctgcattttgatcaaataaatgcagctgtgGTGAGCATGAAAGACTGCTtccaaaaacatcttactgacccaaacttttgaacagtttttaaaaatctcCTACAAATTTTGTCCAATCTTAAGTTCACCGTACAACATTTATTGGATGGATATTTGATACTTTATTAGATGCATATGCATTCTGAATAGTACAGattatcataaaataattgttCTACTGTTCTCTGATTCATTGGATTGTGCTAAAGTTATGTTTCATCCACTGTGCTTGGCCCTGTAATTGCTGTAACAGCTAAAACCTTTCTTACATTACAGGGAAATTGCTGAACTCTCTGAACTTGCAAAGCGGCATGTCTGCCAAAAATGAGGCTGCATAGGGAAAAGAAAATAGTGAATCAGTGAATCTCATGAGCCAGTAGTGGTAGCAGATCCAACTTCCCAACTGGCTTTGCATGATGTGATGCATACTGACTGCAATGAACCCAGACAAAATAACACCACCGTATTGACCTGAGTCAACATACACTGTCAAGCCCCATAACaatcaagctggaaaaatacaGAGCAAACTGCACAGGGTGATGTGCGGGAATGTGCTCATTTGTAGTAGGGCAGGAAAAATTTTGCCATGGCAACTGAAAGTGGTTTAGTGCCTTAAATGTGCTaactggaagaaaaaaaaaaatagatataagAGTTTACTTTTTCCAGACGACAGGCAAAGTTCAAATGCAGAAGACCGCAGGTTCTCTGTGAGGAGGGAAGATTTCTGTTTAAGACGTAGATAAAGGGAAGTGGTTAGTTGAAGGTAGCTtaaatataatagaatattGACTAAAAAATATTCTTCATGGCTTCTCATTCATGAGGGATAATTTGAAGTTAGGGAAATGAAAGGGTGGAACTTTTAAATTGCTTGAAAAGAAGGAAAGGCTCAGGCCGAAACATATCAAAAGAGTTCATTGCACTGCACTGAAAGTGTGCCTGCCCACAATAAactaaaaagaataaaatgttaattagaGAAactgggttaccattgtgctgagaCAATTCTTTGGGTGTTTCTGGGAACTTTCAGGAAAGGCTCTACAAGCACCAACATGCCAAACA
Encoded here:
- the LOC127522420 gene encoding prostaglandin G/H synthase 2-like; the encoded protein is MNKLVCLVLLSSFWIFPGEGYDPCCAQPCQNQGVCLSKGADAYECDCTRTGYYGENCTTPELLTRIRSTLKPQANIVHYVLTHYKWIWDIINNISFLRDGIMRYVLTSRSHLVDSPPTYNADYNYKSWEAYSNLSYYTRTLAPLPQNCPTLELPNAKQVVEKVLLRKQFIPDPQRSSLMFAFFAQHFTHQFFKSDFKKGPAFTKALGHGVDLGHIYGETLERQHKLRQFKDGKLKYQVVDGEVYPPLVKDVQVEMHYPPHVPEQHKFAVGHEAFGLVPGLMMYATIWLREHNRVCDIMKQEHPDWDDERIFQTTRLILIGETIKIVIEDYVQHLSGYNFKLKFDPELLFNQRFQYQNRIAAEFNTLYHWHPLMPDNFQIQDQVYGYHQFVFNNSIVTEHGIRNMVESFTKQMAGRVSGGRNLPASVQGVAVNALEHSRQMRYQSFNAYRKRFNMKPYSSFEEMTGDKELADELKKLYGHIDAVELYPGLLVEKPRPNAVFGETMVEMGAPYSLKGLMGNAICSPEYWMPSTFGGKVGFDIVNTASLKKLVCSNINGPCPMVSFQVPDVKVQSLENMNSSSVHSTQNNVNPTVVLNERSSEL